A genomic window from Pyxicephalus adspersus chromosome 2, UCB_Pads_2.0, whole genome shotgun sequence includes:
- the SNX1 gene encoding sorting nexin-1: MTKVKVGKEDSSSAEFLERRRAALERYLQRIVTHPTLLQDPDVREFLEKDELPRAVSTQALSGAGLLKMFNRATDAVNKMTIKMNESDAVSIRWVLFDIFLTVLQ, encoded by the exons ATGACTAAAGTTAAAGTTGGGAAAGAGGATTCCTCTTCAGCTGAGTTTTTGGAGCGAAGACGAGCTGCTTTGGAGAG GTATCTGCAGAGAATTGTCACCCACCCAACTCTTTTACAAGACCCAGATGTCCGTGAATTTCTAGAAAAGGATGAG CTTCCCCGTGCTGTCAGCACTCAGGCTCTGAGTGGAGCTGGACTCCTCAAGATGTTCAATAGAGCTACTGATGCTGTCAACAAAATGACGATCAAGATGAATGAATCTGATGCTGTAAGTATCAGATGGGttctttttgacattttcctGACTGTTTTGCAGTaa